The sequence CCTCCCAGCCGTGGGCCTCAGCGGGCAGGGAGGGCgagcagagagcccagaggcCGCGGGAGAGCCAGTGCGCTGGAGTGAGTCCTGGTCTTGACTAGCCGGCAACAGCGGGCACCCAGCCAGTGCCCGAGCAGCGCAGCAGGAGGGGGAGTGGTGTGGCTGGGCGCACCCGGTGCCCAGGGGCCCGGGAGGCGTTGCCAGCCACGGGCACCCCACGAAGTACAAACAGCCTCAACACCGACGGAGGCGGAGTGCTGCGGCCGCATCTCCACTTCTGGATAGATTCGAGATTTTccataaatacaaaaaagaaaaatgtgtataaGCAAGAGAGTCATTAGAACAGCAAAGGGACTCAAACCGCACCACGTCAGGCCTGGCCCGAGTAGCACCGGGGGCCGTGCTGCCCCGGAGGCGCCCGCAGGCTCACCGTGGCGGCCTCAGCCCCGGAAGGCTGCCCCACAGACCGGGCCACCGACATTTCCCCTGTCCCAAGGCACAGaacaagaaactacagggaagggTGTGGGCTCGGTGGAGGGAGAACTTTCTAGCAGGCAGAGTTGCTGAGGACAGACTGGGCTGTTGACTTATGTAGAGAGTTGGCCGCTCATCTCCACAAAAGGGGGTCTGGGGGGCAGCCCTGAAAGGGGACTCGGGAACCGCCCAGGAGGCAACACGGACCCGGAGGCTCCCCCAGTCCCGTCTCCGCTCACCTCTGTGCGCTGTGGCACGGAGATGTGGCCTCTGGGGTGGGTGGTGCTGTTCTCAGGGGGCCCGGGGGCCGGCGTCTGTGGCCTCCCAACCGGCCCGTCTGTGGTCCTGGTGCTGTGTAGCTCACGGAGACTGTCCTCGCCCACAGGTGACTCTGGGGGACAGTCCCAGTGGGGACCTCTTCACCTGCCACATCTGCCAGAAGACCTTCACCTACCAGCGCATGCTGAACCGCCACATGAAGTGTCACAATGACGTCAAGAGGCACCTCTGCACCTACTGTGGGAAGGGCTTCAATGACACCTTCGACCTGAAGAGACACGTCCGCACCCACACTGGTGAGCGGAGGCCCGTGGGTGGGCCCAGGCCCGTGGGTGGGCGCCTGCCGAAGGCCTGCTGTCTGGGGGCGACGGGTGGCCTGGGAGGGGACTCGGGGCAGAAGACCCCCTCAGCTCGGCGGCTAGGTCACTCGGGGAGCTGGCGATGGACGGGCCTCCGTCCCTTCCTCGCCCCCAGAGTCGGGCAGCGTGGCCTTCCTGGGTCCGGGAAGCTGCCCTCCGGGTCCCTGACGCCCAGCCCTGTCCTCCTTGCAGGCGTGCGGCCCTACAAGTGCAGCCTGTGCGACAAGGCCTTCACGCAGCGCTGCTCGCTGGAGTCTCATCTCAAGAAGATCCACGGCGTGCAGCAGAAGTACGCGTACAAGGAGCGGCGGGCCAAGCTGTACGTGTGCGAGGAGTGCGGCTGCACGTCCGAGAGCCAGGAGGGCCACATCCTGCACCTGAAGGAGCACCACCCCGACAGCCCGCTGCTGCGCAAGACCTCCAAGAAGGTGGCCGTGGCGCTGCAGAACACCGTCACCTCCCTGCTGCAGAGCAACCACCACCTCTGAGCGGCCCGCCCTGGCCGCGCCGCCCTGCTGCCTCGCCGGCCGGCCGCCCTCCTGCGGCCCCTTGCTGGAACATGGTGACCAGGACTGGAGCCCCCCGGTGCACGTGCCCCCTCGTGCCCCGAACTCACCTCTGCTCGTGTTCGCATGTGTGTGTGACGGGCGGAGGCCGATCCGAGCCCGGGCAGATGTGTGTAAGTCTGGCGCAAGGGGCAGGCTGGGACTTCCGTCCGAGAGGAGGTACAGCAGGGCGGCCCTGTGACGCCTCTGGAACACAGCGGGGGTGCTGCTGGCCCCTCGCGGACGGCAGAGACAGGGTCGCTGGCAAAAAGCGCTCTGAACTACGGCGGCAGCAGCGGAGCAGGCGACGACACGGTGGGCGGTGGTGCGGACGCCCCGGGCCGCCGGGGCTCCGCGGGGATGCGCACGGGGGCGTGGCTTTGAGCTGTGCACATGCGCACAGAGGAGGTCTTGCCACACatcacctcattttttaaaatcagcgACAAAGTGCCAAGGaaatttgatttccttttttttt is a genomic window of Phyllostomus discolor isolate MPI-MPIP mPhyDis1 chromosome 6, mPhyDis1.pri.v3, whole genome shotgun sequence containing:
- the OVOL1 gene encoding putative transcription factor Ovo-like 1, translated to MPRAFLVKKPCVSTCKRNWSELPDEERGEIYVPVSLGFCSAQPYLEPEPSVAEPPSCPMALDMSMRDSAGYSVAPGPCVVAQLPSEDTGRLADAQGRDHGFLRTKMKVTLGDSPSGDLFTCHICQKTFTYQRMLNRHMKCHNDVKRHLCTYCGKGFNDTFDLKRHVRTHTGVRPYKCSLCDKAFTQRCSLESHLKKIHGVQQKYAYKERRAKLYVCEECGCTSESQEGHILHLKEHHPDSPLLRKTSKKVAVALQNTVTSLLQSNHHL